In the Oncorhynchus tshawytscha isolate Ot180627B linkage group LG17, Otsh_v2.0, whole genome shotgun sequence genome, tgtgtgtgcatgagagagagagatatatgctCACAACTCTGCTGCGCAAGCTCTGCAGGCCCAGTTTGTCTGTGAGGTCGCTCACTGCCATAGCGTTGGGCAGGTCCTGTTTGTTTGCAAACACCAGCAACACTGCCTCCCTCAactcatcctcctgcagctgtagagagagataaatatattAGAAAATTGGTAGGGAGAACAAGGGGAGGAAAACATTTATGGAGGCAGCCATTGTCAATGGGAAACCATTGGCCACAGAAGGCTGTGTGTGTCAACATGGATGATGAATGATCAGTCACAATGGCAACTATATAAATAACACCATTACTTACCACTGAATTACTGTTTATTTTCCCATGTCAACCATGAGCTCAGTTTTAGGTTCCTTTTCACAGTAATATGGTAAATGCCAACACAAAAAGCATACTGTTCCTTGACCAAAAACAGTATCTTATAAATAGACATGTATGCAACACTTACCATTTTAGACAGCTCCTCTGCCGACTCTGCTACTCGCTCTCTGTCGTTGCTGTCCACTACGAAGATAAGGCCCTGTGAAGTCAAGGTTCAAAAGTCAGGCTACTGTTATGTACTTTGTCTACTCTATATATTCACCTAGCTATTAAGATAAACAAGGGTTATTTTGACAGGGTCCATTCTGACGCATATTGAATTAAGATATCAAAGATATGCTATGACGACATCACTGATGTATGTCACTGGTGTCACAGGTGTGTCATACCTGCGTGTTCTGGAAGTAGTGCCTCCAGAGGGGGCGAATCTTGTCCTGACCGCCCACATCCCACACGGTGAAACAAATGTTCTTGTACTCAACAGTCTCCACGTTAAAACCTGCTCAGTCaccaaagagcgagagagcgcatCAGCAACAGGAATTCAGAGACTAGATCCAGAGTCACCAGTCTGACC is a window encoding:
- the LOC112216811 gene encoding ADP-ribosylation factor 4 — encoded protein: MGLTISSIFSRLFGKKQMRILMVGLDAAGKTTILYKLKLGEIVTTIPTIGFNVETVEYKNICFTVWDVGGQDKIRPLWRHYFQNTQGLIFVVDSNDRERVAESAEELSKMLQEDELREAVLLVFANKQDLPNAMAVSDLTDKLGLQSLRSRVWHVQATCATQGTGLYEGLDWLSNELSKR